A stretch of DNA from Fibrobacter sp. UWB4:
GTCTTGATATCGAGACCACTGGAGACAAGTAATTATGGCTGAAGAAATGACTGAACAGTTTGGCGACATTTCTATTCATCTCGCCTCCCCGGACCTGATCCGTTACTGGTCCTATGGCGAAGTGACAAAGCCGGAAACGATTAACTACCGTTCCTTCAAGCCTGAAAAGGATGGTCTTTTCTGCGAAAAGATCTTTGGACCGGTTAAGAACTGGGAATGCAACTGCGGTAAGTTCAAGCGCATCCGCTACAAGGGCGTCATCTGCGACCGTTGCGGCGTTGAAGTGACTCACTCCAAGGTCCGTCGCGAACGCATGGGCCACATCGAACTTGCTATCCCTCTGACCCACACCTGGTTCGTCCGTAACCAGCCGTGCGTCATCGGTGCACTCCTCAACCTCAATACTAAGGACCTCGACCATATCATCTACTACGAAAAGTACGTGGTGATTGATCCGGGTACGACCGACCTCGAACCGAACTCCCTGATCGACGAAGCTCAGTATCAGGACCTCGTTGCCGAAGGCCGTGAATTTGAAGCCAAGATGGGCGCATCTGCTATCAAGCAGTTGCTCGACCGCGTCGACTTGACCAAGCTCTCCGAAGAACTCCGCTTGCAGGCAACTTCCAAGTCCAAGACCAAGCAGGATGATGCTGTGAAGCGCCTCAAGGTCGTCGAAGCCTTCAAGAAGTCCCAGATGGAAAGCTTCCGCAGCTACTACAAGAATCCGGATCCGGCCCGCGACGCAAGCAAGGCCTGGCTCAAGGGTCTTGCCGAAGCTGTCGCCGAATTCAAGGTAGACTACGAAGCCAAGCACTCTGACTTTGTGCTTGCCGACGCCTACGAAGAATTCCGCCACAAGTATCCGAACGAAGCTCGCTTGCTCGCTAACCAGCCGTCCTGGATGATCCTCGATGTGCTTCCGGTTATCCCGCCTGATCTTCGTCCGCTCGTACCGCTCGAAGGTGGCCGCTTTGCTACCTCCGACTTGAACGAACTCTATCGCCGTGTCATCAACCGCAACAACCGCTTGAAAAAGTTGATTGACATCCGTGCCCCTAACGTGATTCTCTGCAACGAAAAGCGTATGCTCCAGGAAGCTGTCGACCAGTTGTTCGATAGCGGCCGCCGCACCGCTCGTGCAGGTTCTGCACGTCCGCTCAAGAGCCTCGCTGAACTCCTCAAGGGTAAGCAGGGCCGCTTCCGTATGAACTTGCTCGGTAAGCGTGTTGACTATTCCGGCCGTTCCGTGATTGTCGTGGGACCGGAACTTCGCATGCACCAGTGCGGTCTCCCGAAGCGCATGGCTCTTGAACTTTACAAGCCGTTCATCATCCAGCGCTTGGAAGAAGAAGGCATTGTCTACACGCTCAAGTCTGCTAAGAAGTACGTTGACGCAGAACGTCCTGAAGTTTGGGACATTCTCGAACAGATTATTGAAGACCACCCGGTCATGTTGAACCGCGCTCCGACGCTTCACCGCTTGGGTATCCAGGCCTTCTATCCGAAGCTCATCGAAGGTAACGCGATTCGCCTCCACCCGCTCGTCTGTACAGCATTCAACGCTGACTTCGACGGTGACCAGATGGCTTGCCATCTTCCGCTTAGCTTCGAAACTCAGCTCGAATGCCGCGTGTTGATGCTTTCTTCGAACAACATTCTTCACCCGGCTTCCGGTCAGCCGATCGCTGTGCCGGGCCAGGACATCGTGCTAGGGCTCTACTACCTGACCAAGCCGCGTCCGAACCGCAAGGGTGAAGGCATGCACTTCTACGACCCGGCCGAAGCCGTCCGCGCTTACGAAAACGACGTCGTGGATTTGAACGCCAATGTTTACCTCAAGCTCCCGGCAGGTCGCAAGATCTATATGGGCGCTCTCGAAAAGGATTGCACCTGCATCCGCGAAATGGCTGATGACAATGGCAATCTCGAAGTCCAGGTCAAGGCTGGCGAAAAGATTAAGTTCCTCACCCTTAAGGAAGACAACGTCATCAAGACGACTGTCGGCCGTATCATCTTCAACGAATTTGTTCCGAACGCTCTTGGTTACGCCAACGAAACCTTCGGCAAGAAGGTGATTGCTAAGTCCATCGACGACCTCTATCGTCGTACCGGCAACCGCGTGACCGTCGACTACCTCGACGACCTCAAGGCTAACGGTTACAAGTGGGCTACTCGCGCTGGTTCTTCTGTGGCTATCGCCGAAATGGTGATCCCGAAGGAAAAGCAGGAAATGCTCGACAAGGCTGCCGAACAGGTTTCCAAGATTCGCGCCCTTTACGAAGACGGTGTCATTACTGACGGCGAACGTTATAACCAGACGATTGACGTGTGGTCCAAGACGACGTCCGATGTCGCAGCCAAGCAGTGGGATTTGCTCTCTCACGACCGTGACGGTTTCAACCCGGTCTACATGATGGCTGACTCCGGCGCTCGTGGTAGCCGTGAACAGATTAAGCAGCTGTCCGGTATGCGTGGTTTGATGCAGAAGCCGATCAAGCAGCTCGGTGGTCAGGAAGTTATTGAAAACCCGATTAAGTCCTGCTTCCGTGAAGGCTTGAACGTGATGGAATACTTCATTTCGTCTCACGGTGCTCGTAAGGGTCTTGCTGATACGGCTCTTAAGACGGCTGACGCTGGTTACCTTACCCGTCGTCTCGTGGACGTGGGCCAGGACCTCGTTATTACCGAACCGGACTGCGGAACTACCGACGGTATCGAAGTTTCCGCATTCAAGGACGGTGACGATACTGTCATTCCTCTTGAAGAACGTCTCCTCGGTCGCGCACCGGTCGATGACATCAAGCACCCGGTGACGGGCGAAGTGATCGTCAAGGCTGGCGAACTCGTGACCGAACGCGACCTCCCGAAGATCTCTGCTACGGGTCTTGAACACATCAAGATGCGCTCTGTGCTCACCTGTAACTCCAAGAACGGTGTCTGCGCTAAGTGCTACGGCCGTATGCTTGCTTCCGGTCGTCCGGTTGACCTCGGCGAAGCTGTTGGTGTGCTTGCTGCACAGTCCATCGGTGAACCGGGTACGCAGCTTACCCTCCGTACGTTCCATATCGGTGGTGCTTCCTCCCGTTTGACGGTTGAAAGCGACAAGAAGGCTGCAGTCGATGGCCACGTCGAACTCGAACAGGTCGAAACAGTCGACCACGAAGGCCAGAAGGTTGTCGTCTCCCGTATGGGCGAACTCGTTATTTTCGATACGACCGGCATTAACAAGGGTCGTTACCAGATTCCGTACGGTGCAATCTTGCACGTCGAAAACAATGCTACCGTCAAGAAGGGCGAAAGCATGTTCGAATGGGATCCGTATAACAGCCCGATTATCACGAACGTGTCCGGTACGATCGCATTTAGCAATCTTATTGAAAACAGAACTTACCGTATTGAACGCGATGAAATGACCGAAGTCGAAACTTGGATCGTCATCAGCGACAAGCAGCACGGTAAGAACCAATTGCGTCCGGT
This window harbors:
- the rpoC gene encoding DNA-directed RNA polymerase subunit beta' gives rise to the protein MAEEMTEQFGDISIHLASPDLIRYWSYGEVTKPETINYRSFKPEKDGLFCEKIFGPVKNWECNCGKFKRIRYKGVICDRCGVEVTHSKVRRERMGHIELAIPLTHTWFVRNQPCVIGALLNLNTKDLDHIIYYEKYVVIDPGTTDLEPNSLIDEAQYQDLVAEGREFEAKMGASAIKQLLDRVDLTKLSEELRLQATSKSKTKQDDAVKRLKVVEAFKKSQMESFRSYYKNPDPARDASKAWLKGLAEAVAEFKVDYEAKHSDFVLADAYEEFRHKYPNEARLLANQPSWMILDVLPVIPPDLRPLVPLEGGRFATSDLNELYRRVINRNNRLKKLIDIRAPNVILCNEKRMLQEAVDQLFDSGRRTARAGSARPLKSLAELLKGKQGRFRMNLLGKRVDYSGRSVIVVGPELRMHQCGLPKRMALELYKPFIIQRLEEEGIVYTLKSAKKYVDAERPEVWDILEQIIEDHPVMLNRAPTLHRLGIQAFYPKLIEGNAIRLHPLVCTAFNADFDGDQMACHLPLSFETQLECRVLMLSSNNILHPASGQPIAVPGQDIVLGLYYLTKPRPNRKGEGMHFYDPAEAVRAYENDVVDLNANVYLKLPAGRKIYMGALEKDCTCIREMADDNGNLEVQVKAGEKIKFLTLKEDNVIKTTVGRIIFNEFVPNALGYANETFGKKVIAKSIDDLYRRTGNRVTVDYLDDLKANGYKWATRAGSSVAIAEMVIPKEKQEMLDKAAEQVSKIRALYEDGVITDGERYNQTIDVWSKTTSDVAAKQWDLLSHDRDGFNPVYMMADSGARGSREQIKQLSGMRGLMQKPIKQLGGQEVIENPIKSCFREGLNVMEYFISSHGARKGLADTALKTADAGYLTRRLVDVGQDLVITEPDCGTTDGIEVSAFKDGDDTVIPLEERLLGRAPVDDIKHPVTGEVIVKAGELVTERDLPKISATGLEHIKMRSVLTCNSKNGVCAKCYGRMLASGRPVDLGEAVGVLAAQSIGEPGTQLTLRTFHIGGASSRLTVESDKKAAVDGHVELEQVETVDHEGQKVVVSRMGELVIFDTTGINKGRYQIPYGAILHVENNATVKKGESMFEWDPYNSPIITNVSGTIAFSNLIENRTYRIERDEMTEVETWIVISDKQHGKNQLRPVIIINDERGEKVGHFMLPDGAILAVHQGDKVTSGQVIAKLPRAAGKTRDITGGLPRVAELFEARVPKNKAFIAPVDGLVKYGNEVRNNQEVIIQQMDGNEVKVLVPRGIHLAVNDGDRVRAGQKISEGSVDPHDILDVLGPEDVQRHLVNEIQAVYRLQGVAIADKHIECIVRQMMRKVRILDPGESDLLPGEEISKTRLRTENERLRALGKAEAKYQPMLLGITKASLATDSFISAASFQETQKILTRASIEGCVDPLMGLKENVIMGRLIPCGTGARHLRNVQVIDADADEMEERSRLQNVQAENYESGSGIQLLDNEIGSSDEEDSDN